A region of Dioscorea cayenensis subsp. rotundata cultivar TDr96_F1 chromosome 5, TDr96_F1_v2_PseudoChromosome.rev07_lg8_w22 25.fasta, whole genome shotgun sequence DNA encodes the following proteins:
- the LOC120261652 gene encoding mannosyl-oligosaccharide 1,2-alpha-mannosidase MNS3: MASRPLPYSTRDLHYDNAKFRHRSPFKVITQALVSSNVRHDCGRCSIGKFLILLMFGGLTYLMLVHRSYNLDTPAFEKTDHGRVGIGRIGNFLRKPPRLPPRLSPDEVRNISSNVEIGKPSTESEWISRQGKVKEAFIHAWSGYKSFAMGKDELMPLTKRGIDGLGGLGATVIDSLDTAMIMGINEIAAEAGTWIEKNLMQRIREKGQVNLFETTIRVLGGLLSAYHLSGSDSGKSLPSKGPKREVFLETAKGLADRLLVAFTASPTAIPFSDVVLRDQSAHPAPDGLSSTSEVSTLQLEFNYLSAITGDPKYSAKAIKVLEHMRTLPKVEGLVPIYISPHSGQFSGENIRLGSRGDSYYEYLIKVWLQQKASRDGQLKYLHEMYEEAMKGVRHLLVQKSIPKGLIFVGELPFGTKDSFSPKMDHLVCFLPGTLALGATKGITKKKAIEQNLLNAEDMENLNLAEDLAKTCFEMYAVTSTGLAPEIAYFHTEGAYEGGHDGGNKSSEYINDIIIKPNDRHNLLRPETVESLFVLYRITEDIKYREWGWQIFKAFEKHTKIDSGGYTSLDDVTTLPPRKRDKMETFFLGETLKYLYLLFGDTNVLPLDKYVFNTEAHPFPIIESTG, encoded by the exons TACACAGGCACTGGTTTCTAGTAATGTCAGGCATGATTGTGGAAGATGTAGTATTGGTAAATTTCTGATATTATTGATGTTTGGTGGATTGACATACTTAATGTTAGTGCACAGAAGTTACAACCTGGATACTCCTGCCTTTGAGAAAACTGACCATGGTAGGGTAGGTATTGGTAGAATTGGAAATTTTTTGAGAAAACCTCCAAGGCTCCCTCCACGGCTGTCTCCTGATGAAGTGCGTAATATTAGTTCTAATGTTGAAATAGGCAAGCCATCCACAGAATCTGAATGGATATCTCGGCAGGGAAAGGTCAAAGAGGCGTTCATCCATGCCTGGTCAGGCTACAAAAGCTTTGCAATGGGAAAAGATGAGCTTATGCCATTAACTAAAAGGGGTATTGATGGCTTGGGAGGATTAGGTGCCACTGTTATTGATTCTCTGGATACGGCCATGATAATGGGCATCAATGAGATTGCAGCAGAAGCTGGAACATGGatagaaaaaaatcttatgcAAAGAATTAGAGAAAAAGGGCAGgttaatttgtttgaaactaCCATACGAGTTTTAGGGGGCCTTCTTAGCGCTTATCATTTGAGTGGGAGTGATAGCGGGAAGTCCCTACCTTCTAAAGGGCCTAAACGTGAAGTATTTCTTGAAACTGCAAAGGGCTTGGCTGATCGGCTGCTTGTAGCTTTTACTGCAAGCCCAACTGCCATTCCTTTCAGTGATGTAGTTCTTCGAGACCAATCAGCGCATCCAGCTCCTGATGGCTTGAGCAGTACTTCAGAAGTTTCAACGTTGCAACTTGAATTCAACTACCTTAGTGCTATTACAGGAGATCCAAAGTATTCTGCCAAGGCAATTAAGGTGTTAGAACATATGAGGACACTTCCCAAGGTGGAAGGCTTGGTCCCTATATATATCAG CCCTCATTCTGGTCAATTCAGTGGAGAGAATATTAGGCTGGGATCCCGTGGTGACAGTTATTATGAGTACTTAATTAAAGTATGGCTTCAGCAAAAGGCTAGTCGTGATGGGCAGCTAAAGTACTTGCATGAGATGTATGAGGAAGCAATGAAAGGTGTAAGACATCTCCTTGTTCAGAAATCTATACCCAAGGGATTGATCTTTGTTGGGGAGCTTCCATTTGGAACTAAAGATTCCTTTAGTCCCAAAATGGACCACCTG GTGTGCTTCCTCCCGGGAACCCTTGCTCTTGGGGCAACTAAAGgtataacaaagaaaaaagcaaTTGAACAGAATTTGTTAAATGCAGAAGATATGGAGAATTTAAACCTTGCTGAAGATTTGGCTAAGACTTGCTTTGAAATGTATGCTGTAACTTCCACTGGCCTTGCTcctgaaattgcttatttccaTACTGAG GGTGCTTATGAGGGAGGTCATGATGGTGGTAATAAGAGTTCAGAATATATAAATGACATAATAATCAAGCCCAATGATCGCCACAACCTTTTGCGACCTGAAACTGTAGAATCTTTGTTTGTCTTGTACCGTATTACAGAAGATATAAA ATACCGCGAATGGGGTTGGCAAATCTTCAAAGCCTTCGAAAAACATACAAAGATTGATTCTGGGGGATATACTTCTCTGGATGATGTCACTACTTTACCCCCACGAAAAAGAGATAAGATGGAAACTTTTTTTCTTGGAGAGACTCTcaagtatttatatttattgtttggtGACACCAATGTTCTTCCTCTGGATAAGTATGTGTTCAATACAGAAGCACATCCTTTCCCGATTATTGAGTCTACAGGCTAG